Proteins from a genomic interval of Mycolicibacterium grossiae:
- a CDS encoding o-succinylbenzoate synthase, whose amino-acid sequence MPPTLDDLLDRLHVVALPMRVRFRDIEVREVALIDGPSGWGEFGAFVEYAPPEAAHWLAAGIEAAYGAPPTPRRDRIPINATVPAVDADRVPEVLARFPGARTAKVKVAEAGQTLGDDVARVEAVRALVPAVRVDANGGWTVEQAVAAATALTAGGPLEYLEQPCATVPELAEVRRRVSVPVAADESIRKATDPLRVVRERAADVAVVKVAPLGGVGRLLDVAAQIDVPVVVSSALDTAVGMSRGLLAAACLPELPFACGLGTGSLFVDDVAEQAPAVDGTLPVAAVAPEPARLAALAAPPDRRRWWIDRIAACLPLTSPSRV is encoded by the coding sequence ATGCCGCCGACGCTCGACGATCTGCTCGACCGGCTGCACGTCGTCGCGCTGCCGATGCGAGTTCGGTTCCGCGACATCGAGGTTCGCGAGGTGGCACTGATCGACGGGCCGTCCGGCTGGGGCGAGTTCGGCGCGTTCGTCGAGTACGCGCCGCCGGAGGCCGCGCACTGGCTGGCCGCCGGAATCGAGGCCGCCTACGGTGCGCCGCCCACCCCGCGCCGCGACCGGATCCCCATCAACGCCACCGTGCCCGCGGTGGACGCCGACCGCGTCCCCGAGGTGCTCGCCCGCTTCCCCGGCGCCCGCACCGCCAAGGTCAAGGTCGCCGAGGCCGGCCAGACGCTCGGCGACGACGTCGCCCGCGTCGAGGCCGTGCGGGCGCTGGTCCCCGCGGTGCGCGTCGACGCCAACGGCGGCTGGACCGTCGAGCAGGCCGTCGCCGCGGCGACGGCGCTCACCGCGGGCGGCCCGCTGGAGTACCTCGAGCAGCCGTGCGCGACGGTGCCCGAACTGGCCGAGGTGCGGCGCCGGGTGAGCGTTCCCGTCGCCGCGGACGAGAGCATCCGCAAGGCCACCGATCCGCTGCGCGTCGTCCGCGAGCGTGCTGCGGACGTCGCGGTGGTGAAGGTGGCGCCGCTGGGCGGGGTGGGCCGCCTGCTCGACGTCGCCGCCCAGATCGACGTGCCCGTCGTGGTGTCGAGCGCGTTGGACACCGCGGTCGGCATGTCGCGCGGCCTGCTCGCCGCCGCCTGTCTGCCGGAGCTGCCGTTCGCCTGCGGCCTCGGCACGGGCAGCCTGTTCGTCGACGACGTCGCCGAGCAGGCTCCCGCCGTCGACGGCACGCTTCCCGTGGCCGCGGTGGCGCCCGAGCCGGCTCGGCTCGCCGCGCTCGCCGCGCCCCCGGACCGACGCCGGTGGTGGATCGACCGCATCGCCGCCTGCCTCCCACTCACGTCCCCGTCACGCGTCTGA
- the menD gene encoding 2-succinyl-5-enolpyruvyl-6-hydroxy-3-cyclohexene-1-carboxylic-acid synthase, protein MNPSTVQARVVVDELIRGGVRDVVLCPGSRNAPLAFALEAADRQGRLRLHVRIDERTAGFLAVGLAASAGAPVCVAMTSGTAVANLGPAVVEANYARVPLIVLSANRPYEMLGTGANQTMEQLGYFGSQVRAMINLGLAPDLDSADLDGLNATWRSATCRVLVAATGARTANAGPVQFDIPLREPLVPDAESGDAAIPAGRPDGHPWTQTPPVTFDQPLDIDLTPDTVVIAGHGAGVHPNLAGLPTVAEPTAPPAATPLHPLALPLLAPRQVIMLGRPTLHRPVSALLADPSVPVFALTTGPRWPDVSGNSQATGTRAVTHGTPDPAWLRRCAEANAAAVATVREQLATHPLTTGLHVAAAVVDGLRDGDQLVLGASNPVRDASLVGFDGRGVTVRSNRGVAGIDGTVSTAIGAALAHDRTGGRTVALIGDLTFLHDSSGLLIGPTEPRPASLTIVVSNDNGGGIFELLEQGDPRFSDVSARIFGTPHDVDVAALCRAYHVEARAVEADQLADVLAEPFDGMRVLEVKADRSSLRGLHAAIRAALREAP, encoded by the coding sequence ATGAACCCGTCGACGGTGCAGGCGCGCGTCGTCGTCGACGAACTCATCCGCGGCGGCGTCCGCGACGTCGTGCTGTGCCCCGGCTCGCGCAACGCACCGCTGGCCTTCGCGCTCGAGGCTGCCGACCGGCAGGGTCGGCTGCGCCTGCACGTCCGCATCGACGAACGCACCGCCGGCTTCCTCGCCGTCGGACTCGCCGCGTCCGCCGGCGCCCCGGTGTGCGTGGCGATGACGTCGGGCACCGCGGTGGCCAACCTGGGTCCGGCCGTCGTCGAGGCCAACTACGCCCGGGTGCCGCTCATCGTGCTGAGCGCCAACCGGCCCTACGAGATGCTCGGCACCGGCGCCAATCAGACGATGGAGCAACTCGGCTACTTCGGCTCACAGGTCCGCGCCATGATCAACCTGGGCCTGGCGCCCGATCTCGACAGTGCCGACCTCGACGGGCTGAACGCGACGTGGCGCTCGGCGACCTGCCGCGTCCTGGTCGCCGCCACCGGGGCGCGCACCGCCAACGCCGGCCCCGTGCAATTCGACATCCCGCTGCGCGAACCGCTGGTGCCCGACGCCGAGTCCGGCGACGCGGCGATCCCGGCGGGCCGCCCCGACGGTCACCCCTGGACCCAAACCCCACCCGTCACGTTCGACCAGCCGCTCGACATCGACCTCACCCCGGACACCGTGGTCATCGCCGGCCACGGCGCCGGCGTGCACCCCAACCTCGCGGGGCTGCCGACCGTCGCCGAGCCGACCGCCCCGCCGGCGGCCACGCCGCTGCACCCGCTGGCGCTGCCGCTGCTCGCGCCGCGGCAGGTCATCATGCTGGGCCGGCCGACGCTGCACCGCCCGGTGTCCGCGCTGCTGGCCGACCCGAGCGTGCCGGTGTTCGCGCTCACCACGGGCCCGCGCTGGCCCGACGTCTCGGGCAATTCGCAGGCCACCGGCACCCGTGCGGTCACGCACGGCACCCCCGACCCGGCGTGGTTGCGTCGCTGCGCCGAGGCCAACGCCGCCGCCGTCGCCACGGTCCGCGAGCAGCTCGCCACCCACCCGCTCACCACGGGACTGCACGTCGCGGCGGCCGTCGTCGACGGGCTGCGCGACGGCGACCAGTTGGTGCTCGGCGCATCCAACCCGGTGCGCGACGCGTCGCTCGTCGGGTTCGACGGCCGCGGCGTCACCGTCCGCTCCAACCGCGGCGTCGCCGGCATCGACGGCACCGTGTCGACCGCCATCGGTGCCGCGCTCGCCCACGATCGCACCGGGGGCCGCACCGTCGCGCTGATCGGCGACCTGACGTTCCTGCACGACAGCTCGGGTCTGCTGATCGGACCCACCGAACCCCGCCCGGCGAGCCTGACCATCGTGGTATCGAACGACAACGGCGGCGGCATCTTCGAACTGCTCGAGCAGGGCGACCCGCGGTTCTCCGACGTCTCGGCCCGGATCTTCGGCACCCCGCACGACGTCGACGTCGCCGCGCTGTGCCGCGCCTATCACGTCGAGGCTCGCGCGGTGGAGGCCGATCAGCTGGCCGACGTGCTCGCCGAGCCGTTCGACGGGATGCGCGTGCTGGAGGTGAAGGCCGACCGGTCGTCGCTGCGCGGGCTGCACGCGGCGATCCGCGCCGCGCTGCGCGAGGCCCCGTGA
- a CDS encoding long-chain-fatty-acid--CoA ligase gives MSDQPSAPAETPRFLDERTAHWAATTPDAEAITYRDRTWTWAQWYDRIQRLAGALAERGIGRGDVVAFLDKNHPACVETTLAAASLGAATAIINFRLAGDEMDYVLNDCGATLLIVGSELKGGIEKIREKLTHVEHVIEVTPDGTTEDGDPDEYEAMLAAAEPVGRSADVDPEDVAIIMYSSGTTGRPKGVALTQANLIEHTVNAFQGWELDPDDKSLVSMPLFHVGGSSYMQLGLHTGIASYMTRDVDGAQLAGGILAGANRTFLVPAVLAKVLESGPDAVKLFSALKTYGYGASPMPLPLLRQALEAWPDTDFIQAYGLTEVGGVISRLMPEDHRSGNEERMVSAGTLVPGAELRVVDPDTGEDVPTGEQGELWFRTKQLMKGYHNKPDATAEAITSDGWFRTGDIGRIDADGFIFVEDRLKDMIITGGENVYSIEVERVLAEHPAVAEVAVIGVPDEKWGEAVKAVVSLEGEASESDLISFARERLAGYKCPKTVDIVDELPRNPTGKILKKDLRKPHWEGRDRATV, from the coding sequence CGCATCCAACGCCTCGCCGGCGCGCTCGCCGAGCGCGGGATCGGCCGCGGCGACGTCGTCGCGTTCCTGGACAAGAACCATCCCGCCTGCGTCGAAACCACCCTTGCCGCAGCATCTCTGGGCGCCGCGACCGCGATCATCAACTTCCGGCTCGCCGGCGACGAGATGGACTACGTGCTCAACGACTGCGGCGCCACGCTGCTGATCGTCGGCTCGGAACTCAAGGGTGGGATCGAGAAGATCCGCGAGAAGCTGACCCACGTCGAGCACGTCATCGAGGTCACCCCGGACGGGACCACCGAGGACGGCGACCCCGACGAGTACGAGGCCATGCTCGCCGCCGCGGAACCGGTCGGCCGCTCGGCCGACGTCGACCCCGAGGACGTCGCAATCATCATGTACTCCTCGGGCACCACGGGCCGTCCCAAGGGCGTCGCGCTGACCCAGGCCAATCTCATCGAGCACACCGTCAACGCGTTCCAGGGGTGGGAACTCGACCCGGACGACAAGAGCCTGGTGTCCATGCCGCTGTTCCACGTCGGCGGCAGCTCCTACATGCAACTGGGTCTGCACACCGGGATCGCCAGCTACATGACCCGCGACGTCGACGGCGCCCAGCTCGCCGGCGGCATCCTGGCCGGCGCGAACCGGACGTTCCTGGTCCCGGCCGTGCTGGCCAAGGTGCTCGAGTCCGGCCCGGACGCGGTGAAGTTGTTCAGCGCGCTCAAGACCTACGGCTACGGCGCCTCGCCCATGCCGCTGCCCCTGCTGCGGCAGGCGCTCGAGGCGTGGCCCGACACCGACTTCATCCAGGCCTACGGGCTCACCGAGGTCGGCGGCGTCATCAGCCGACTGATGCCCGAGGACCACCGCAGCGGCAACGAGGAGCGCATGGTCAGCGCCGGGACGCTGGTGCCCGGCGCCGAGCTGCGCGTGGTGGACCCCGACACCGGAGAGGACGTGCCGACCGGCGAGCAGGGCGAGCTGTGGTTCCGCACCAAGCAGCTGATGAAGGGCTACCACAACAAGCCCGACGCGACGGCCGAGGCGATCACCTCCGACGGCTGGTTCCGCACCGGCGACATCGGCCGGATCGACGCGGACGGCTTCATCTTCGTCGAGGACCGGCTCAAGGACATGATCATCACCGGCGGTGAGAACGTGTACTCGATCGAGGTGGAGCGCGTGCTCGCCGAGCACCCGGCCGTGGCCGAGGTCGCGGTGATCGGCGTGCCCGACGAGAAGTGGGGCGAGGCGGTCAAGGCCGTCGTGTCACTCGAGGGCGAAGCCAGCGAGTCCGACCTCATCTCGTTCGCCCGTGAGCGTCTCGCCGGCTACAAGTGCCCGAAGACCGTCGACATCGTCGACGAGCTGCCCCGCAACCCCACCGGCAAGATCCTCAAGAAGGACCTCCGCAAGCCGCACTGGGAAGGCCGGGACCGGGCGACCGTCTAG
- a CDS encoding DJ-1/PfpI family protein — MQIAVVLYPHFTALDFIGPYEVLRMLPDVRLRFVWHETGPVTADSGVLLVGATHTFAETPTPDVILVPGGPGSMEHARDERVLEWLRRAHQTSTWTTSVCTGSVLLAAAGLLEGRRATTHWSSLPILRTFGVTPVGDERIVREGKIVTAAGVSAGLDMALWLAGEIGGEARAKVAQLVIEYDPQPPFDSGHTSKASAATKAGAAALLSTDMAKTGQLSAPLRLLWDRAVDVARTRGKRKGPVGSAG, encoded by the coding sequence GTGCAGATCGCCGTCGTGCTGTACCCCCACTTCACCGCGCTGGACTTCATCGGCCCCTACGAGGTGCTGCGCATGCTGCCCGACGTTCGACTGCGCTTCGTGTGGCACGAGACCGGCCCGGTGACCGCCGACTCGGGCGTGCTCCTGGTCGGGGCGACGCACACCTTCGCCGAGACGCCCACCCCGGACGTCATCCTGGTGCCCGGCGGCCCCGGCTCCATGGAGCACGCCCGCGACGAGCGGGTCCTCGAATGGCTGCGCCGGGCGCACCAGACGTCGACCTGGACGACGTCGGTGTGCACGGGCTCGGTGCTGTTGGCTGCCGCCGGTCTGCTCGAGGGCCGGCGCGCGACGACGCACTGGTCGAGCCTGCCGATCCTCCGGACGTTCGGCGTCACCCCCGTCGGCGACGAGCGGATCGTGCGCGAGGGCAAGATCGTCACCGCGGCCGGGGTGTCCGCGGGGCTCGACATGGCGCTGTGGCTGGCCGGCGAGATCGGCGGGGAGGCGCGGGCCAAGGTCGCCCAGCTCGTCATCGAGTACGACCCGCAGCCGCCGTTCGACTCCGGCCACACGTCCAAGGCGTCGGCCGCCACGAAGGCCGGCGCGGCCGCGCTGCTGTCGACCGACATGGCCAAGACCGGCCAGCTCAGCGCCCCGCTGCGGCTGCTGTGGGACCGTGCCGTCGACGTCGCCCGCACCCGGGGCAAGAGGAAGGGGCCGGTAGGGTCGGCCGGGTGA
- a CDS encoding DUF3592 domain-containing protein, which translates to MRRALIPHLTGEPGETRRQRAIRYARVAVVIFAALVTLQSVLLVAGAWRNDRQIERHMGVAEAEVLDAGPRRSTIEFVTPDRITYRPELGVLYPSELDTGMRIYVEYDRNDPDVVRVQDRNALLAVIPAGSIAVLGWLVAGALLAGLALLQRRIDAQEDISEVSQASS; encoded by the coding sequence GTGCGGCGCGCGCTCATCCCGCACCTCACCGGCGAACCGGGGGAGACGCGGCGGCAGCGGGCGATCCGCTACGCGCGCGTCGCGGTGGTGATCTTCGCCGCGCTGGTGACGTTGCAGTCGGTGCTGCTCGTCGCCGGGGCGTGGCGCAACGACCGGCAGATCGAGCGCCACATGGGCGTGGCCGAAGCCGAAGTGCTCGACGCCGGTCCGCGCCGGTCGACCATCGAGTTCGTCACCCCCGACCGGATCACCTACCGCCCGGAACTCGGCGTGCTGTACCCGTCGGAGCTGGACACCGGGATGCGGATCTACGTCGAGTACGACCGCAACGATCCCGACGTCGTCCGCGTCCAGGACCGCAACGCGCTGCTGGCGGTGATCCCGGCCGGCTCGATCGCGGTGCTCGGCTGGCTGGTCGCCGGCGCACTGCTGGCCGGACTGGCGCTGCTGCAGCGCCGGATCGACGCTCAGGA
- a CDS encoding alpha/beta fold hydrolase translates to MNLAYDDRGSGDPVLFIAGRGGAGRTWHLHQVPAFQRAGYRVVTFDNRGIGATETAEGFTTATMVADTAALIEKLDLAPVRIVSVSMGSYIAQELMLARPELVSSAVLMATRGREDRTREFSRAAERDLHAAGVELPPSYDAKLRLLESFSPKTLNDDAKVRDWIDMFTMWPTKLTPGLKAQIDVAPDGNRLSAYRSIAAPVLVIGFADDIMLPPHLGREVAQALPNGRFLQIPDTGHLGFIERPEAVNAAILEFFGSGV, encoded by the coding sequence GTGAATCTGGCCTACGACGATCGCGGCTCCGGCGACCCCGTCCTGTTCATCGCGGGTCGCGGGGGAGCGGGCCGCACCTGGCACCTGCATCAAGTTCCGGCCTTCCAGCGGGCCGGCTACCGCGTCGTGACGTTCGACAACCGCGGCATCGGCGCCACCGAGACCGCCGAGGGATTCACCACCGCCACCATGGTCGCCGACACGGCGGCGCTCATCGAGAAGCTCGACCTCGCACCCGTGCGCATCGTCAGCGTCTCGATGGGCTCCTACATCGCCCAGGAACTCATGCTGGCCCGCCCCGAGCTGGTGTCCTCGGCCGTGCTGATGGCCACCCGCGGCCGCGAGGACCGCACCCGCGAGTTCAGCCGTGCCGCCGAGCGCGACCTGCACGCCGCCGGCGTCGAACTGCCGCCGTCCTACGACGCGAAACTGCGTCTGCTGGAGAGCTTTTCGCCCAAGACGCTCAACGACGACGCCAAGGTGCGCGACTGGATCGACATGTTCACCATGTGGCCCACCAAGCTGACCCCGGGCCTCAAGGCGCAGATCGACGTCGCCCCGGACGGCAACCGGCTCTCCGCATACCGCAGCATCGCGGCGCCGGTGCTGGTGATCGGCTTCGCTGACGACATCATGCTGCCGCCGCATCTCGGCCGCGAGGTCGCCCAGGCGCTGCCCAACGGCCGCTTCCTGCAGATCCCCGACACCGGTCATCTGGGCTTCATCGAGCGTCCCGAAGCGGTGAACGCCGCCATCCTGGAGTTCTTCGGCTCGGGAGTCTGA